GAGAATCAGGGTTCAGCGGAGGGAAGCTCCTGCCCAGGTCGATGATGCCATTCGGCAGATAGAGGAACGGCTTGCCGCCGCGAAAGGAACGGAAACACCATCTCCCCGGGGAACACCGCAGCCGCCCGCGCGGGAAAGCGGTGCCCGGGAGGATCGCATGAGTCCCTATTATTCCGCCCTCTGGGTGAAAATAAAGGAACAGTGGGCCCTGCCGGAAGTGGTTCACGCCGGGGAACGGCTGGAGGCGGTTCTGGCGGTAACCATCCGTCGGGACGGCACGATGGAGCGGTTTTCATTTGAAAGGCGGTCGGGAAACCGTCTTTTCGACGAATCGGTGGAAAAGGCGGTTCAGAAAGCGTCCCCGTTCCCGGCACTTCCGGGGTGGCTGAACGAACCTTACATAGACGTGGGAATCCGGTTTCATTCGTCCGAGTATCAATAGGAGACCTTTCATTTTGTCGTTTCGAGGAACGCCTC
This genomic interval from Syntrophales bacterium contains the following:
- a CDS encoding TonB C-terminal domain-containing protein; protein product: MPLLDQVHRQRTDGAGLNSMIVLSALLHALILFVILFSPSLPTPKRTFGPAYSVDLVSMPASDPGARPARIPFSEDIGVTPRDTSVVARRTVEAAPVVPIERIRVQRREAPAQVDDAIRQIEERLAAAKGTETPSPRGTPQPPARESGAREDRMSPYYSALWVKIKEQWALPEVVHAGERLEAVLAVTIRRDGTMERFSFERRSGNRLFDESVEKAVQKASPFPALPGWLNEPYIDVGIRFHSSEYQ